The Candidatus Aenigmatarchaeota archaeon DNA segment AAAACCGCCCTTACCTTTGCCTTGTCGTCAATGATAAACACTGCCCTTACTGCCTGAGTAGTCGAGGCATTTGGCTGGACCATTCCGTATTTTTTCGCAACGTCCATTTTCAGGTCCTCGATTACTGGGAAATTCACTTCAACGTTTTTCATTCCCCGAAACTCGATTTTCTCCTTTATTGTCCTAAGCCAAGCAATATGCGCGTATATGCTGTCAATGGAAAGTCCGATAAGCTCTGTGTTAAGCTTCCTGAAGTCCTCCTGCATTGTCGCAAAAGTCATGAATTCTGTGGTGCACACGGGAGTGAAGTCCGCAGGGTGGCTGAAAAGTATCACCCACTGCCCTTGTAGTCTTCCGGGAAGTTTACTTCTCCCTGAGTCGTCTTTGCCTTGAATGCCGGCGCCGGGTCTCCGATTAGTGGCATCTTTTCGCATTCCTTTGTTTCTCCTTCCATAAGACTAGCTTCCTTCCCTATATATACAAGCTTAAGCAGGGCCCGAGAAGCGTCCAAAATCAAATCCAACGCCTCACTCTTTTTCTATAGCCCGAATAATCCGTGCCAAATTTACGCTCAAGGTTTCTCTCTTCCATGGGAATGAACCAAGTTTCGGTTATTAAGATAAACGCTGCAGGGGCAATCAGTGAGGAAAGCGATCCCAGAAAAACGGCTGTCCCCAGCAAGATCAACATCATTCCCAGGTACATCGGATGCCGGCTTATGCGAAAAGGCCCTGTAGTGACAAGAGTACTCGGCACTTCATGGGGCTTGACCGTGGTCTGCTTTTTCCTGAAAAGCTGGTCCGACCATAGGTTCAGGATAATTCCAAGCAAAATCAGTGCAGCGCCAATGTAATTCCAGGGGGGATAAAAAACACTGGGGGCAGGAAAAGAAAAATGGAGAGCTATTGCAAGCAGAAGCAGAAATGCAAAGTATGCCGGCGGCATGATTT contains these protein-coding regions:
- a CDS encoding isoprenylcysteine carboxylmethyltransferase family protein; its protein translation is MPRFSRPRKSPRHQYDADCAPDVNKKTTPKIMPPAYFAFLLLLAIALHFSFPAPSVFYPPWNYIGAALILLGIILNLWSDQLFRKKQTTVKPHEVPSTLVTTGPFRISRHPMYLGMMLILLGTAVFLGSLSSLIAPAAFILITETWFIPMEERNLERKFGTDYSGYRKRVRRWI